DNA sequence from the Labrus bergylta chromosome 13, fLabBer1.1, whole genome shotgun sequence genome:
TCATTCATAATAAAGAAACACCGTCTCAATCCGGAGTTTTAATGATATTACATCGTGATAAAAAAAGTTTCTTGTCGTTTTCGGAGACTCCAGGTTAAGTGCCGTTTAAGATTTCAGACGTCTGAATTATCGTTTTGTTGAGTTTGTTACCAGAGAACAAAGCGGATGTTGTTACTGCCAGTCCTGCAGCGGGAGCGAGGTGAAGCCGGCTCAGGTATGTGTGTGAACCCTCAGGTGAACAGCCGGGTTCAGGCGTTGAGGAACTTGGCGTGATGCTTGATGTGGTCGGCCATGAAGGAGTAGATGAAGAAGTAGCTGTGGTCGTAACCCTGCaggacgaaaaaaaaaaaatcgatgtTAGTGAAAATACGATGGTCGTCACGATACGAgcaatttaaactttgatatgattctagtcAAACTCTAATGTCACCGTTGCCTGTTTTCGTACCACGGAATAtaaaaactacaactcccaAAGTGCATCAGCActtttttccaaaaatgtaaataacattttcatttatttatgtcttCATCTTCCAAATGATTTAACTCTAGTGAgaataaattaatatttaaactAATTCAGAGGCTGAAGGTTTCCCTTCACCTCACTAATGTGGCCACAAGATGGCGCTGTGACATTATAAACAGCTTCCTGAGCTCTGAGAAAATGAAGGTGGGATTTAAACCTTCACATTCAAGAGGATTGGGTTTATAACTTAAACATTAAAGAATTATTATTTAAGATCAATGTTTGTAAAGACTTAGGTCATTTTGAAGGAGGATTATAACCACGTCTTCTCTGTTAGGTGTTATTTTGATGGTACGTGCAGGTGTTTTCCATATCGTGTGAACTGAGTGCTTTTGAGTGCTTTGAAAGTCTAAAGGAACTGACCGGCTGCAGCCTGAAGACGACGGGGATCTTCTTCTCGGAGCAGACAGCGATCAGGTTGTCGGGCAGCAGCTGACTGGCGGACAGGAACTGATCGTCACGACCCTGATCGATCAGGATGTCGAGCTGAGGGCCCGAATAGGACGCCGCCAACACGGTGGCATCGTACGcctgaaagagaggagaggaggagaggaggcgaggcaaggagaggagaggagaggagaggagaggagagaaggacattagaggacacgagaggagaggggggggcggggaggggagaggaggggaggttGTTGGAGGATCATCCGAAGGAGTCAAGTTATAAACCTTATTATGGAGCTGACTCCTGTATTGGAGACCAGCTGGGTGATGCGTCTCTTTGGCTGAATTGAACTTGTGCAGCGCCATGAGCTGTTCGACAGACTAAACTCTAAAATCTGATTATTCTACTCAGTCCGACACAATGATCTGATTCCGAGCTGCTGTAAGGTTTATGACTGCAGGAAGTACGATGAGCAAGTTATAGACGATAATAAacggacaaaaaaacaacatcttcaTATTCCATCAAACGGGGTGACCATAAGGTTTAACGTTCTTACAAGCTGATGGTTTGCATCACTGTGGAGCGTCTCACTTAGCTTTCTTTAGCCGTCAGTTAACGTTCAATGGTTCAAGGTTCAATGTCAATGTCTGTAAAGAATCCAGCTTTAGTGTGTCGAGCTTCCTGCAGATGACACGTCTCACAGAGAAGtgaagaggaggacaggagCGCATTTCTCATACGAGTATAATTATCACAGCGACATGATGATGACAGTTATGAAGAGGAGAGCAGGCTGCAGATCTTACCTCCCACGTGGACCTGTCAGAGCCCAGGTATCCCGAGAACGCCTTCTGTCCCCATGGACACTGCATCGGGTTACAGATGGGAGCGAATGCAGACACGGCCTGAAGGAAAAGACATCGTTACTGTTTTTATGTCAGGCTGTCAAAGTCTTCAACACTTAAAGATATCACGTGTTCATGAAGCCACCCTGATGTCATGTTTGATTATGTTCATTGTcgtttcttaaaggagcaacatgtaactgtgacacctagtgtttaaaatgggtactgcagatcagattctaaacattgtagaaagctgtctccccccgccccctcctctctacagtcgatgctcacacaggttaaccatgtggtggacactgaagcttcagtgtttattcagctctgcatcagtctgtaaacctttctgtgttctaacctctctccatttttcaaaagcatctccaatattgatcctagtttgagcacgtttctgctcgtttATTTCAGATTGAAAGAGAGAATATTTGTGTTTCTAACTACCTAAGCGTGCATGGAGTGTTTTTAGACCCGTGTCACATGCCGTACCTTGTACTTCCCAGGGTTCTTCAGGGCACAGACAAGCGCCCCATGGCCGCCCATGGAGTGACCGCTGATGGACATCCTGTCGGGGTCGGTGGAGAAGTTAGCGTTGATCAGCTTTGGGAgctgaaaaaagagaaagagattaTTAACAACAAGAAATCAGCTGAAGGTGAAATCAAAGGTGAAATCAAACGCACCTCCTCGGTGATGTACGAGTACATGCGGTAGTTGGTCTTCCAAGGATCCTCGGTGGCGTCCACGTAGAAACCGGCTCCAGTGCCGAAATCCCAGTTCTCGTCCTCCCCTTCGATGTTACAGCCACCtgatgcatgatgggaaagGGGGAAAGGGTGAAAGGGCGGAGTTTATATGACAGCTTTAGTCACagaagagtgtgtttgtgattgaGTCCCTACGTGGGCTGGTGTCGGGGGCGACGATGATGATGCCGTGCTCTGCGGCTGGAAGCTGACCGCCGGCTTTGGTGATGAAGTTCTGCTCCGTACACGTCAGACCTGCAGAGAAACGCCGGGTGAAAAGGGACCATGACCAAAACGTCGctcacacatcagctcatttAAGGCGCTTAAATCTATCTGTCTTTGTCAGAGCGAAATTATTTTGTCAAATCTcatcaaaacataaaatcagttttaattaaatatctCATATCATGTTCATGTCGTTAAAATCTCCATGAAACGTCACTTTGATGGCGTCTAACTGCTGTGACATGAcggatagaaccaatcacaagatagagGGCGGGACATAAGGAATGTTGGGATGAATTTAATTTGATCGTTAGCCtcgacaaagcttttt
Encoded proteins:
- the esd gene encoding S-formylglutathione hydrolase: MALTQVSSNKCAGGFQKVFEHESTELKCKMKFAVYLPPKAETGKCPVLYWLSGLTCTEQNFITKAGGQLPAAEHGIIIVAPDTSPRGCNIEGEDENWDFGTGAGFYVDATEDPWKTNYRMYSYITEELPKLINANFSTDPDRMSISGHSMGGHGALVCALKNPGKYKAVSAFAPICNPMQCPWGQKAFSGYLGSDRSTWEAYDATVLAASYSGPQLDILIDQGRDDQFLSASQLLPDNLIAVCSEKKIPVVFRLQPGYDHSYFFIYSFMADHIKHHAKFLNA